In Hymenobacter gelipurpurascens, one DNA window encodes the following:
- a CDS encoding M48 family metallopeptidase, translating to MPELNIDDLRIEVVRKNIRTLRLTVYAQGGRVRVAAPLRTSDDAIREMVAARRAWIEKHQTKFEARTKPATLEYISGETHWYQGQAYTLDVTVAPGRPRVELHAEEQQLQLFVREISTQEQRAKILAAWYRARLAEQLPGLVAYWEPIIGVRLDAWAIKQMKTRWGTCNIQARRIWLNLELIKRPSHCLEYVVVHELVHLLERYHNARFWGFMDRFLPIWPAARQELNQISLGHYSAPDAC from the coding sequence ATGCCTGAACTAAACATCGACGATTTGCGGATAGAAGTGGTCCGCAAAAACATCCGGACGCTCCGCCTGACGGTATACGCCCAGGGAGGCCGCGTGCGAGTAGCGGCTCCGTTGCGCACCTCCGATGATGCCATTCGGGAGATGGTAGCAGCCCGCCGCGCCTGGATTGAGAAACACCAAACGAAATTTGAGGCCCGCACAAAACCTGCCACTCTGGAATATATATCAGGCGAAACGCACTGGTACCAAGGGCAGGCCTACACTCTGGATGTAACGGTAGCCCCCGGCCGTCCCCGCGTGGAACTGCACGCAGAAGAGCAGCAGCTCCAGCTATTTGTACGCGAAATCAGCACCCAGGAGCAGCGCGCCAAGATTTTGGCGGCGTGGTACCGGGCACGATTGGCAGAACAGCTACCGGGCCTAGTGGCCTACTGGGAGCCGATAATAGGCGTGCGCCTAGATGCCTGGGCCATTAAGCAGATGAAGACCCGCTGGGGCACCTGCAACATTCAGGCGCGACGCATTTGGCTGAACCTGGAGCTAATCAAGAGGCCTAGCCACTGCCTGGAGTACGTGGTAGTGCACGAACTAGTGCACCTGCTGGAACGCTACCACAACGCTCGTTTCTGGGGTTTCATGGACCGCTTCCTCCCCATCTGGCCTGCCGCCCGCCAGGAGCTCAACCAGATTTCGCTAGGCCACTATTCCGCCCCCGATGCCTGCTAA